A genomic region of Solanum dulcamara chromosome 2, daSolDulc1.2, whole genome shotgun sequence contains the following coding sequences:
- the LOC129876122 gene encoding uncharacterized protein LOC129876122: protein MEAAELTHCNNQQHQTTYGSLSILQIQNLRKPAATKEWHHIQNCWNCSWNCVFACLFACLFVQVVGDIGNSGTQMELQQPHRQHPRTNNNIMSSCNMLHLHQLHIHTVGTQHQTTAQPHTKQQLNHRAEAESADLKDEAQQHQQQQMPKATHSHVQNYNNHVCLLPWLLVGAGLQQPYIWTPMQVFECSHTFLHNNSKAVGYYSSIYFLSFQPP from the coding sequence ATGGAAGCTGCTGAACTGACACACtgcaacaaccaacaacatcaaacaacatatgggagtctctcaatattgcaaatacagaatttgaggaagccagctgcaacaaaggaatggcaccacattcagaactgttggaactgctcttggaattgtgtgtttgcttgtttgtttgcttgtttgtttgtgcaggttgttggagatataggcaacagtggaactcagatggaactccaacaacctcatagacaacatccaagaaccaacaacaatatcatgagtagctgtaacatgttacatctccatcaacttcatatacatactgtgggaacacaacaccaaacaactgctcaaccacacaccaaacaacaactcaaccacagagctgaagctgaaagtgcagacttgaaagatgaagctcaacaacatcagcaacaacagatgccaaaagcaacacactcccatgtacagaactacaacaaccatgtttgtttgctgccttggctacttgtaggtgcaggtctgcagcaaccatacatttggacccccatgcaggtgttcgaatgcagccacacttttctccacaacaactccaaggctgttggctactatagctccatatacttcctctcctttcagcctccttag